From Deltaproteobacteria bacterium:
CATCGCCGGACAGCACCCGACCACGGAGGATTACCTCGGCTCGTTTCAGGAAGCCTACGGCTCGGAGGTGTGCCGCTCCTTCTCCAAGTTCGTCAAGCGGGTAGTCGACTGGAGCACAATCGGTGTCGATTTGCGCCAGGCATTCCGCGAGGCGACGACGCCACCACAGGGGCCGGCACTGATCGAGATTCCCACTAACATCCTTTATCACGGCGACGACGAGACGCGGCAGCGCACGGGTGCCACGGTCTATGACCCGGCCGAGCTGCGCGCGCAGGGCGACCCGGCCAAGATCGAGCGCGCGCTGGCGCTGCTACTGGAAGCCGAGCGGCCGCTGCTGGCTTGCGGTGACGGGATTTTTTGGTCTCAGGCAGCTCCCGAGCTGCGCGAGTTCGCTGCGCTGGCGCACATTCCGACCTACGCGCGGCGAGCGGGCCAGGGGGCGATGCCCGAGGATGATCCGCTGGCGGTGCGCGGCGCCTGGAAGAAGCCGTTCACCAGCCGCGCCGATGTGGTGCTGGCGCTCGGCTTCAAGTTCTGGAGCGGCGAGCACTTCGGCGAGCCGCCGACATGGAACGGCCAGGCCACCTATATCCAGGTCGACGCGGTACCGGCGCGCATTGGCTGGCACGTGCCGGCGGCGGTGGCGATCGTCGGTGATCCCAAATTGGTACTGCGCCAGCTGATCGACACGGCCAAGCGCCTGCGGCTGGACTTCTCGCGCCGGCGCGACTCGCCGTGGCTGAAGGAAGTCGCCGAGGTGCGCGCCAATTACGAGCGCACGATTGCGCTGAACGAGAATGCCGTGCGCAAGCAGATCCCCGTGCACGCCGATGTTCTTGCCCGCGCGCTTTGCACCGTGCTGGATAAGGATGCCACGTTGGTGCTCGATTCATTCACCATGAGTGGCTGGCTGTCGCAATGGTTTCAGGCGCGCTTTCCGGGCCAAATCGTCGATGCCGGCCCGCTGGCGCCGGTGGGGCACGGCGTCGGCATGGCGATCGGCGCACAGCTGGCGCGGCCGGGCAAACAGGTGGTGGTGGTCAGCGGCGATGGCGGCTTGGGCATCGGCGGCTGGGACATCGAAACCGCGCTGCGCTACGGCCTGCCGATTCATACCGTGCTGTGGAACAACAGCTCATGGGGGCCGGGCTTCGAAGAGATGCCGCTGCTCAAGGGTCGCACCGACCCGTTCAACATGCTGCCGAACATCCGTTACGATCAGATGTTCGCGATCATGGGCTGTCACGCCGAGTACGTCGAGCAGCCGGCCGAGATCGTCCCAGCGCTGGAGCGCGCCTTCAGCTCCGGCACCGCCTCGCTCATCAACGTGATCGGCGACAAGCGCGTCGGACATCCACGACTCGGAGGCAACCTCTTGGGCTCGACCCAGGCATGAGGCGCCGGGCACAGCGGAAGAACACTAGCTAGGAGGCGGCTGCACGGATGAGGACCAGCCAGCACAGTGATAAGGCGACCGCACCGGAGCCCCGCGATCCCGTCTGCGGCATGAGCGTTGATCCGGCCGCGCCAAGAGGGGGCTCGTGGACATACGAGCGCCAGACCTACTACTTCTGCAATCCGAAGTGCCGCGAGAAGTTCCGGCTGGCACCGGAGCAGTATCTAAAGCCGCCGGCAGCGAAGGCCGCCGCGCCGGATGAGCAAACGCGGGACAGCCTGTACACCTGCCCGATGCATCCCGAGGTGCGCCAGGTCGGCCCGGGCTCGTGCCCCGATTGCGGCATGGCGTTGGAACCGCTCGAACTGTCGGCCGACGAAGGGCCGAATCCCGAGCTGATAGACATGAGCCGCCGCTTCTGGATCAGCCTGGTACTGGCAGCTCCGGTCTTTGTGCTCGGCATGTCGGACATGATTCCAGGGCAACCGTTGCTACACGCGCTCGGCCGCGGGGTCACCTGGATTCAGTTCGTCCTGGCAACGCCAGTGGTGTTGTGGGCGGGGTGGCCGTTCTTCGAGCGCGGCTGGGCCTCGGTGGTCAGCCGGCGGTTGAACATGTTCACCCTGATCGCGCTCGGAACGGGCACGGCGTACGCCTATAGCGCCGTGGCGGCCGTGCTGCCGGACATCTTCCCGGATTCTTTTCGTGGCCACGGCGGTGCCGTTCCGCTGTATTTCGAGAGTGCCGCGGTGATCACGACGCTCGTGCTGATGGGACAGGTGCTGGAGCTGCGTGCACGCGGCCGGACCAGCAGCGCCATCCGTGCCCTGCTGGGTCTGGCTCCGAAGACTGCGCGCGTAATCCGAAACAACGGGCTGGACGAGGACATCGCTTTGGAACTGGTACGAGTGGGCGACCGCCTGCGGGTGCGCCCGGGTGAGAGGGTACCGGTGGACGGGGTGGTGCTGGAGGGGAGCAGCGCGGTCGATGAGTCGATGATCACGGGCGAAGCGATGCCGGTGAACAAGGGGCCGGGTGATCGGGTGACCGGCGCGACAGTCAACGGCACCGGCAGTTTGGTCATGGGTGCCGAGCGTGTCGGCGCCGGAACTTTGCTGGCGCAGATCGTGCGCATGGTCGGCGAGGCGCAGCGCAGCCGCGCGCCGATCCAGCGCCTGGCGGACGTGGTGGCGGGATACTTCGTGCCGGTGGTGGTGGCGAGCGCGGCGATTACCTTCGTGACCTGGGCACTGGTGGGCCCGGCGCCCCGGATGGCATACGCGCTGCTCAATGCCGTGGCGGTGTTGATCATCGCGTGTCCGTGCGCGCTCGGGCTGGCTACGCCGATGTCGATCATGGTGGGCACGGGGCGCGGGGCTACGGCCGGTGTCCTGATCAAACACGCCGAAGCGCTCGAGCTGATGGAGAGGATCGATACGTTGCTGGTCGACAAGACCGGAACGCTGACCGAGGGCCGCCCGCAGCTGACCGCGGTGACCGCGGTGGGGCAGTGGAGCGAAATGGAAGTGCTGCGGTTGGCCGCCAGCCTGGAGCGCGGCAGCGAGCATCCGTTGGCCGACGCCATTGTCGGCGGCGCCACCCGACATCAGCTCGATCTCGTCAGCCCGGCGCAGGTTCAGACATTTCCGGGTAAGGGCATCACCGGGAGTGTGCGCGGGCGGCTGGTGGCTCTGGGCAACCCCTCGCTGTTTGAGCAGCTGGGCGTGGATCTGGGCGAGCTGCGCCGGGCCGGCGACGGTTTCCAGCGCAGTGCCCAGATCGCAATGTTCGTGGCCATCGATGGTCAGCCGGCCGGCTTGCTGAGCGTCGCTGACCCGGTGAAAGCGACGACGCCAGCGGCGATCGCCGCGCTGCAACGCGACGGAATTCGAATCGTCATGCTGAGTGGAGACAGCCGCGTCACGGCGGAAGCGGTGGCGCACCAGCTCGGCATTACCGAGGTCGAGGCGGAGGTGCTGCCGGAACAGAAGGCGGCCATCGTCAGACGGCTGCAGGCCGCCGGCCGGATGGTGGCCATGTCCGGCGACGGCATCAATGACGCACCCGCGTTAGCACAAGCCCACGTCGGCATTGCCATGGGCACGGGCACGGACGTGGCCATGGCGAGCGCGGGCATCACGCTGGTGCAGGGCGACTTGCGCGCCCTGGCCAACGCCCGCCGGCTCAGCCGCGCCACCATGCGCAATATCCGCCAGAACTTGTTCTTCGCCTTCTTCTACAATGCCGTCAGCGTACCGCTGGCGGCGGGGGCGCTCTATCCGATATTCGGCCTGCTGCTGAGCCCGATGATCGCCAGTGCAGCGATGAGCTTCAGCTCACTGTCCGTAATCAGCAACGCACTGCGACTGCGGCGGCTGCCACTGTAAGCCGCCCGTACTTACGCGGCGGAGGGGTTACGGCGGCGGGGTCTCTGTCGGCGTCGCCGTCGGCGTCTCGGTGGGAGTGTCGGTAGGGGTCTCTGTGGGTGTGTCGGTTGGCGTTTCAGTAGGCGTGTCGGTCGGCGTCGCCGTCGGCGTGTCAGTTGGAGTGGCGGTGGGCGTTTCCGTGGGCGTTGCGGTTGGCGTTTCAGTGGGCGTGTGAGTTGGGGTATCGGTTGGCGTCGCCGTCGGTGTCTCGGTCGGGGTGTCGGTGGGGGTTGCCGTAGGCGTGTCGGTCGGCGTCGCCGTCGGCGTCTCCGTTGGTGTATCAGTCGGAGTGGCCGTGGGAGTTTCCGTGGGCGTTGCGGTTGGTGTTTCAGTGGGCGTGTGAGTTGGGGTGTCGGTCGGAGTAGCCGTCGGTGTCTCGGTCGGAGTGTCAGTGGGGGTGGCCGTGGGCGTGTCGGTCGGCGTCTCCGTTGGCGTGTCAGTCGGAGTGTCAGTCGGGGTGGCGGTGGGCGTTTCCGTGGGCGTTGCGGTTGGCGTTTCAGTAGGCGTGTGAGTTGGGGTGTCGGTCGGAGTAGCCGTCGGTGTCTCGGTCGGGGTGTCGGTGGGGGTTGCCGTGGGCGTGTCGGTCGGCGTCGCCGTCGGCGTCTCCGTTGGTGTGTCAGTCGGAGTGGCCGTGGGAGTTTCCGTGGGCGTTGCGGTTGCTGTTTCAGTGGGCGTGTGAGTTGGGGTGTCGGTTGGCGTCGCCGTCGGTGTCTCGGTCGGGGTTGCCGTAGGCGTGTCGGTCGGCGTTACCGTCGGTGTTTCCGTTGGTGTGTCAGTCGGAGTGGCGGTGGGTGTCTCCGTCGGCGTATCCGTCGGCGTGTAAGTCGGCGTGACGGTCGGTGTATCGGTTGGCGTTGCCGTTGGCGTATCGGTGGGGGTCACCGTAGGAGTGTCGGTCGGGGTCGCCGTCGGTGTCTCAGTCGGGGTCGACGTCGGTGTTCTGGTCGGCGTGTCGGTGGGTGTAGCAGTCGGTGTGTCAGTGGGGGTCGCGCTCGGCGTCGCCGTGGGAGTACTGGTCGGCGAGGCAGTCGGGGTCACCGTCGGTGTTGCGGTCGGCGTCGCCGAGGGTGTTGCTGTCGGGGTGGCCGTCGGTGTCGGCGTTGGTGTGAACGTTGGTGTCGGCGTCGGCGTGGGAGTTCTCACCGCCGGTGGGAAACACCCGTTGAGGGCGACGTTTACCGCCAAGATCAGTTCGTCGACGGTGACCGAGGAGTCGTTGTTAGCATCGAACGGCAGGCAGGCAGTCAGCGACAGGTTGCCGAGGGCGATGTTCACGCCTCTTACCAACTCATCGACCGTGATCTGGCCGTCGAAGGTGCAGTCGCCCGGGCAGGAAACCGCGACAGCGCCATCGACCACGTGTGCTAACAGCGGATCGCCCGCCGGGTCGCTGACCGCGAGGCCAGAGCCAACCAAGGGATGGGTGCCGGTCGCTGCGTCGTCGTGGATGGCCACATCGCAGCTATACAGGACCGACCCGTCGGGGATGGGGTCAACGTTATCGAGTGCCACAACGACCGCCCGCATCTGCGTGCAGTCGACCCCAGCGGTACAGCCGGCTGGAAGCAAGCGGAACGTACTCGCGGTCTTGTCGATCAGCGGGTTAACAGTGCAACTGAGAATCGGCACGGACAAGTCGAACGTAATATCGTTCTGAACTGAGGCGACCTGGATGTTCCTCGCCTTCAGCACGACGTCGATCGCGGGTTGCTTGCCCCAGTCGCCGAACGCGGAGCCGAGCGCGACCACAGCGCCCGGCTGGCTCACGAAAGGCTGTACGGTGAAGTCTGGAGTCGTCCCCACGACCACATCCGGCAACCCATCTCCGGTGAAGTCACCCACCGCGGCGCCAAGCGGAAGTGGACCGATGGGAAGAACCGGGCCATCCGAGAACCCGCCGGTCCCGTCGCCGACAAACGTTCGCAGCGCCCCCCCCGGGGGCACGTCGGGATTGCTGGTGACGCTGACGACGATGTCGGTGTCGCCATCGTCATCAAAATCAGCACCGACAACTCCGCGCGCGAAACAAGGCGGCCGCGACGCGTCCGCAGGCATTGGGCAGGTCGCGAATGATCTCAAGGTAAACGAACCGTTCCCGCGGCCGAGGAGCAGGCTAACCTCCGAGCCTTCTTCGTTCGAGAATGTGTTCGCCGTTGCTATATCGAGTCGAGTGTCGTTGTCGAAGTCGGCCAGAGATAGCCCCTCGGCACCTTTGCCAACCACGAAACTCCCAACAGGGGAAAAACCCCGGCTACCCGCGTTTGTGCCGAGCAGGACGCTGACAGTGCGACCGCCGACCCCTGGAGTTTCGCTAAGCACTGCCAAGTCCGGCAGACTGTCGCTATTGAAATCGGCAGCAGCAACTGCGCCCGGGTCGCTCACCGTGAACTCGCTGCCAGCGGTGAACACGCCGGTGCCATCATTTATTAAGATGACGACTCGATCGCCACGGCTGTCAGTAACGGCCAAGTCCTGTCCGGCTAAGCCGTCGAACTCACCGATGGCCACTCCTTGCGGATAACCGCCCACGTCAACTAACTCGGGGTCGCCAAACGTGGCGTCACCACTACCCAACAAGATCCACACGCCAGCGGAACCCTGATCGGCAACTACAAGGTCCGCAAGCGTATCCCCGTTGACATCCCCCGCAGCCAGGCCTCGCAACTGGCTGCCAAAGCTCCACGCACTGCTCGTGCCAAACGTGCCGGCGCTGCTGCCTAGCAGGACCGTAACGCGCTTCTCCTGCGGGCTACCAACGGCCAAATCCGCAATGCCGTCGCCGTCGAAGTCCGACACTACCAGAAATTCCGGCTGGCGCCCCACCGGCACGCTCGGAGCGGGCTGCAGAAAGATCTGCGCGTTGGCGGTGTCCACCCACAACAGCACGAGCATGGCCATCCACGCGATTCGGGTAGTGTACTGTGTACCCATACGGCGAAGGCATCGGTTACCAAAAAGCCCTGAAGCGTGTCAAACGAAGAATGCGGAGCCACGTCGCGTATTTCCTTTGACATATGCTGGGAGTTGTGACCCCGCAGCCGGGAACGCAGTGGTCGGGCGTGGCAGGGAGAAGCGCGCTGCCGCCGTACCGTCAGAACTGTCAGAAACCTACTGCCGCGGGCACCGGCCAGCTGCGTCGCCGAAAGAGCGCCGCCCTGCCGGTGAACTGGATTCGCAAGGGTAATAGTGACCTCACCGAGGAAGCGGATCCTGCTCCAAGCCACTAGTCGGGAACAGGCAGCAGTGCTCGGGTGTGCGGCCCGACTTCGTCGAGGCGGACTTCGCGCCCGGTGCGGGCAGCGAGGTTGGCGGCGAGGGCGAAGCGCAGGGTTTCGCTCGCCTCGTGCGCGTCTTGGGCCGGTTGGCGTCCCTCGATCAGAGCATCGATAAAGTCGTGCCCGCCGAGGCGAAAGCTCTCGGCCCAGTCCGTGGGAATGTCGTGCCAGGCGCGGGTTTCGCCGTCGCGGTAGAGGACGAGCGCGGGCTCGTCGAGCAGGAAGCCGGTGCAGCGGTTGATCCAGATGATGCCCTCGCTGCCGTGAATCTCCATGCGGTCGTCGCTGGCGTAGTAGTGCGAGCGCACACGCATGCCGATGGAGGCGATGACTTCCCAACTACCGAACTTGGGTACGCCGGCGTACTTCCAGCTGATCAGGGCGGGGCCGTCATAGAAAGCGTCGTCGCCGAAGCGGTTGACGTGAATCCAGGCGTGCACCCGTTCGACCGCTTCGGGAATGAAAAAGCGGCCCATGTTGTAGCAATGGTACCCGTGGTCGAAGCAGGTCGGTCCGCCGCCGCACAGCTCCGGGTTCATGCGCCAGCGCTGCGCGCTGGTGGGCACCCGCCAACCGTCATCCAGGCGGCCGGCGGCAGTCTTGATGCGCACCGACAGCGGCGTGCCGATCACGCCCTCGTCGACCAGTTCCTTGGCCTTCACATGCGGCGGGTAATACATGAAGTTCTCCAGCA
This genomic window contains:
- a CDS encoding thiamine pyrophosphate-binding protein, which gives rise to MAIVDGGTLVGRLLREQGVQYLFAINGGHTFPILASLREHGIKLIHMRHEQACAYAADAYARSSGRPGVCSVTAGCGLTNAVTGLCAAGLAGSAVVCIAGQHPTTEDYLGSFQEAYGSEVCRSFSKFVKRVVDWSTIGVDLRQAFREATTPPQGPALIEIPTNILYHGDDETRQRTGATVYDPAELRAQGDPAKIERALALLLEAERPLLACGDGIFWSQAAPELREFAALAHIPTYARRAGQGAMPEDDPLAVRGAWKKPFTSRADVVLALGFKFWSGEHFGEPPTWNGQATYIQVDAVPARIGWHVPAAVAIVGDPKLVLRQLIDTAKRLRLDFSRRRDSPWLKEVAEVRANYERTIALNENAVRKQIPVHADVLARALCTVLDKDATLVLDSFTMSGWLSQWFQARFPGQIVDAGPLAPVGHGVGMAIGAQLARPGKQVVVVSGDGGLGIGGWDIETALRYGLPIHTVLWNNSSWGPGFEEMPLLKGRTDPFNMLPNIRYDQMFAIMGCHAEYVEQPAEIVPALERAFSSGTASLINVIGDKRVGHPRLGGNLLGSTQA
- a CDS encoding heavy metal translocating P-type ATPase, which produces MRTSQHSDKATAPEPRDPVCGMSVDPAAPRGGSWTYERQTYYFCNPKCREKFRLAPEQYLKPPAAKAAAPDEQTRDSLYTCPMHPEVRQVGPGSCPDCGMALEPLELSADEGPNPELIDMSRRFWISLVLAAPVFVLGMSDMIPGQPLLHALGRGVTWIQFVLATPVVLWAGWPFFERGWASVVSRRLNMFTLIALGTGTAYAYSAVAAVLPDIFPDSFRGHGGAVPLYFESAAVITTLVLMGQVLELRARGRTSSAIRALLGLAPKTARVIRNNGLDEDIALELVRVGDRLRVRPGERVPVDGVVLEGSSAVDESMITGEAMPVNKGPGDRVTGATVNGTGSLVMGAERVGAGTLLAQIVRMVGEAQRSRAPIQRLADVVAGYFVPVVVASAAITFVTWALVGPAPRMAYALLNAVAVLIIACPCALGLATPMSIMVGTGRGATAGVLIKHAEALELMERIDTLLVDKTGTLTEGRPQLTAVTAVGQWSEMEVLRLAASLERGSEHPLADAIVGGATRHQLDLVSPAQVQTFPGKGITGSVRGRLVALGNPSLFEQLGVDLGELRRAGDGFQRSAQIAMFVAIDGQPAGLLSVADPVKATTPAAIAALQRDGIRIVMLSGDSRVTAEAVAHQLGITEVEAEVLPEQKAAIVRRLQAAGRMVAMSGDGINDAPALAQAHVGIAMGTGTDVAMASAGITLVQGDLRALANARRLSRATMRNIRQNLFFAFFYNAVSVPLAAGALYPIFGLLLSPMIASAAMSFSSLSVISNALRLRRLPL
- a CDS encoding VCBS repeat-containing protein, producing the protein MGTQYTTRIAWMAMLVLLWVDTANAQIFLQPAPSVPVGRQPEFLVVSDFDGDGIADLAVGSPQEKRVTVLLGSSAGTFGTSSAWSFGSQLRGLAAGDVNGDTLADLVVADQGSAGVWILLGSGDATFGDPELVDVGGYPQGVAIGEFDGLAGQDLAVTDSRGDRVVILINDGTGVFTAGSEFTVSDPGAVAAADFNSDSLPDLAVLSETPGVGGRTVSVLLGTNAGSRGFSPVGSFVVGKGAEGLSLADFDNDTRLDIATANTFSNEEGSEVSLLLGRGNGSFTLRSFATCPMPADASRPPCFARGVVGADFDDDGDTDIVVSVTSNPDVPPGGALRTFVGDGTGGFSDGPVLPIGPLPLGAAVGDFTGDGLPDVVVGTTPDFTVQPFVSQPGAVVALGSAFGDWGKQPAIDVVLKARNIQVASVQNDITFDLSVPILSCTVNPLIDKTASTFRLLPAGCTAGVDCTQMRAVVVALDNVDPIPDGSVLYSCDVAIHDDAATGTHPLVGSGLAVSDPAGDPLLAHVVDGAVAVSCPGDCTFDGQITVDELVRGVNIALGNLSLTACLPFDANNDSSVTVDELILAVNVALNGCFPPAVRTPTPTPTPTFTPTPTPTATPTATPSATPTATPTVTPTASPTSTPTATPSATPTDTPTATPTDTPTRTPTSTPTETPTATPTDTPTVTPTDTPTATPTDTPTVTPTYTPTDTPTETPTATPTDTPTETPTVTPTDTPTATPTETPTATPTDTPTHTPTETATATPTETPTATPTDTPTETPTATPTDTPTATPTDTPTETPTATPTDTPTHTPTETPTATPTETPTATPTDTPTDTPTETPTDTPTATPTDTPTETPTATPTDTPTHTPTETPTATPTETPTATPTDTPTETPTATPTDTPTATPTDTPTETPTATPTDTPTHTPTETPTATPTETPTATPTDTPTATPTDTPTETPTDTPTETPTDTPTETPTATPTETPPP
- a CDS encoding Gfo/Idh/MocA family oxidoreductase, with protein sequence MHTPVERVRVGFIGCGQISGLQALGYLDHPHAEIFAVCDRDAALAASRAQQWRARKVYTEITELLGDADVNAVEIALPHHLHRDAAVAALQAGKHVSLQKPPTLTLAELDDIAEAAKTAGRTLRVLENFMYYPPHVKAKELVDEGVIGTPLSVRIKTAAGRLDDGWRVPTSAQRWRMNPELCGGGPTCFDHGYHCYNMGRFFIPEAVERVHAWIHVNRFGDDAFYDGPALISWKYAGVPKFGSWEVIASIGMRVRSHYYASDDRMEIHGSEGIIWINRCTGFLLDEPALVLYRDGETRAWHDIPTDWAESFRLGGHDFIDALIEGRQPAQDAHEASETLRFALAANLAARTGREVRLDEVGPHTRALLPVPD